A genome region from Pirellulales bacterium includes the following:
- a CDS encoding DUF1080 domain-containing protein yields the protein MIRRLRFRQRLVLLIGILCSLTTGLYAATEWVSNKIWPEPKIVDPGPPGGPPSDAIVLLDGKNMSAWNHAENWLVQDGSVTIGGSHSIETKQSFGDCQLHVEFATPREVKGEGQGRGNSGIYLLGRYEVQVLDSYDSKTYFDGQCAAIYKQYPPLVNACRKPGEWQTYDIVFESPRFDGAGNLTRPAYVTVLQNGVLVQNHTELEGSTFWEAPPHYTPHPERAPLQLQNHGNPVKFRNIWIRELQPRTYELKVSNR from the coding sequence TCGCTGACGACGGGGCTCTATGCCGCGACGGAATGGGTGTCGAACAAAATCTGGCCGGAGCCGAAGATTGTCGATCCAGGTCCGCCGGGCGGTCCGCCGTCGGACGCGATCGTGTTGCTGGACGGCAAAAACATGTCGGCATGGAACCACGCCGAAAACTGGCTTGTCCAAGACGGTTCGGTCACGATCGGCGGCAGCCATAGCATTGAAACGAAGCAATCGTTCGGCGATTGCCAATTGCACGTGGAATTTGCCACGCCGCGCGAGGTTAAGGGGGAAGGCCAAGGCCGGGGCAACAGTGGCATCTATCTGCTGGGTCGCTACGAAGTGCAAGTCCTCGACTCGTACGACAGCAAGACCTATTTCGACGGCCAATGCGCCGCGATCTATAAGCAGTATCCGCCGCTGGTGAACGCCTGCCGCAAGCCCGGCGAGTGGCAAACCTACGACATCGTCTTCGAAAGCCCGCGATTCGATGGCGCAGGCAATCTGACGCGGCCGGCCTATGTGACGGTGTTGCAAAACGGAGTCCTTGTACAGAACCATACAGAGTTGGAGGGCAGCACCTTTTGGGAAGCGCCGCCGCACTATACGCCCCATCCCGAGCGAGCGCCGCTTCAGTTGCAGAACCACGGCAACCCGGTGAAGTTTCGTAATATCTGGATTCGCGAATTGCAGCCGCGAACATACGAACTCAAAGTAAGCAATCGCTAG